The following nucleotide sequence is from Perca flavescens isolate YP-PL-M2 chromosome 20, PFLA_1.0, whole genome shotgun sequence.
cacacacacacacacacagacacacacacacacacacacacacacacacacacacacacacacacacacacacacacacacagtcacacacacacacacacacacacacacacagacacaataagGTTGATTGAATCAGTGTTTGGCTGCCAGACAGATAAACATTTCACAGTTTCAAACCCAACCAGTCCAATCAGATCAGTGTGTTtggtgtctctgagtgtgtttgtgtgtgtgtgtgtgtgtgtgtgtgtgtgtgtgtgtgtgtgtgtgtgtgtgtgtgtgtgtgtgtgtgtgtgtgtgtgtgtgtgtgtgtgtgtgtgtgtgtgtgtgtgtgtgtgtgtgtgtgtgtgtgtgtgtgtgtgtgtgtgtgtgtgtgtgtgtgtgtgtgtgtgtgtgtctgtgtgtgtgtgtgtgtgtgtgtgtgtgtgtgtgtgtgtgtgtgtgtgtgtgtgtgtgtgtgtgtgtgtgtgtgtgtgtgtgtgtgtgtgtgtgtgtgtgtgtgtgtgtgtgtgtgtgtgtgtgtgtgtgtgtgtgtgtgtgtgtgtgtgtgtgtgtgtgtgtgtctgtgtgtgtgtgtgtgtgtgtgtgtgtgtgtgtgtgtgtgtgtgtgtgtgtgtgtgtgtgtgtgtgtgtgtgtgtgtgtgtgtgtgtgtgtgtgtgtgtgtgtgtgtgtgtgtgtgtgtgtgtgtgtgtgtgtgtgtgtgtgtgtgtgtgtgtgtgtgtgtgtgtgtgtgtgtgtgtgtgtgtgtgtgtgtgtgtgtgtgtgtgtgtgtgtgtgtgtgtgtgtgtgtgtgtgtgtgtgtgtgtgtgtgtgtgtgtgtgtgtgtgtatgtgtgtgtgtgtgtgtgtgtgtgtgtgtgtgtgtgtgtgtgtgtgtgtgtgtgtctgtgtgtgtgtgtgtgtgtgtgtgtgtgtgtgtgtgtgtgtgtgtgtgtgtgtgtgtgtgtgtgtgtgtgtgtgtatgtgtgtgtgtgtgtgtgtgtgtgtgtgtgtgtgtgtgtgtgtgtgtgtgtgtgtgtgtgtgtgtgtgtgtgtgtgtgtgtatgtgtgtgtgtgtgtgtgtgtgtgtgtgtgtgtgtgtgtgtgtgtgtgtgtgtgtgtgtgtgtgtgtgtgtgtgtgtgtgtgtgtgtgtgtgtgtgtgtgtgtgtgtgtgtgtgtgtgtgtgtgtgtgtgtgtgtgtgtgtgtgtgtgtgtgtgtgtgtgtgtgtgtgtgtgtgtgtgtgtgtgtgtgtgtgtgtgtgtgtgtgtgtgtgtgtgtgtgtgtgtgtgggtgagtgtgtgtgtgtgtgtgtgtgtgtgtgtgtgtgtgtgtgtgtgtgtgtgtgtgtgtgtgtgtgtgtgtgtgtgtgtgtgtgtgtgtgtgtgtgtgtgtgtgtgtgtgtgtgtgtgtgtgtgtgtgtgtgtgtgtgtgtgtgtgtgtgtgtgtgtgtgtgtgtgtgtgtgtgtgtgtgtgtgtgtgtgtgtgtgtgtgtgtgtgtgtgtgtgtgtgtgtgtgtgtgtgtgtgtgtgtgtgtgtgtgtgtgtgtgtgtgtgtgtgtgtgtgtgtgtgtgtgtgtgtgtgtgtgtgtgggtgagtgtgtgggtgagtgtgtcAGGACTCTGAGAAGTGTAGTGTTACACTGTTGGGGCTGTTTAGTTTTACAACCACAATGTTTCCCTAAGTTAGAGGTGTGTATTCTTGGCTTCTTGTCTCAGATGTCAGCTCACGTTAGCGGCTACCTGATGTAGCGTTAGCAACGGGAAGCTAACGGTGAGCCAACTACAGCTGCAACTACTGATTAATCTGAGTCTGGACTAGTGCAGAGCCCGATGAAATGATCCTGTTTGGATCAGCTGAtagcttggcctgtggtatcaCTGCTGCtcgtagaattcatcaaaaccaaatggtaccccaaaatgacttagaGAAGGACCCCGAACCACTTCATATGCAGCTCCCCTgtacagtgtaggctacatcTACAGTAGCATCAGAAGAAGACATGGTACTACTggtttacctgacagagaacactGCTGATTCAgaataatcacaaaatatcacaatgacaatgtggagtaatcagacattagcctcatgaacggcagtgtgctacccacctgtggtatatatatttaatgatatcttttgcatttctaatccaaacgtCAAACTtagcactgcacttactcgtgcccgtagcaagacatttgaaatccatcggactaacagTTCTAGAGATATGCGCttaacacccacccacacacacacacacacacacacacacacacacacacacacaaaccgactcacacacacacacacacacacacacacagactcacacacacacacacacacacacacacacacacacacacacacacacacacacagaatcacacacacagacagacagacggacattcctgcaatttatagattattattatagatAATAAATAGATTAAGAGAGACCCTGCAACCCcgaaaatcaccatcaccaaactccaccagactccatgtaaataatcaggacttttatcatcgtaaaacacacttcattcaaagtggacagaaactaaataaaactaccaaaagccgtcttggttcatctttccactgttccaaaaatcaccactctggtttggttgaaataaacccttaattcacccatttacatgtggagatatgctggctctatacacgctaaaagtcctgattatttacatggagtctggtggagatatgctggctctatacacgctaaaagtcctgattatttacatggagtctggtggagatatgctggctctatacacgctaaaagtcctgattatttacatggagtctggtggagatatgctggctctatacacgctaaaagtcctgattatttacatggagtctggtggagatatgctggctctatacacgctaaaaagtcctgattatttacatggagtctggtggagatatgctggctctatacacgctaaaagtcctgattatttacatggagtctggtggagtttggtgatggtgatttcggggctgtttcatgttaaactaaaaggtctatctctctagggatccatcccataatgttgtcagactcttagaataataatgtgagtctgtcagcagcaacaacagaactttcagtgactctaactgctgctgaacattagtcctgtagggttacattacagctcggttctggtttaatactggaccagtttcacagattgttgttctcatcagacactcagacatggagacagagagtccaGGCTAGCTGTGTCCGTCTGTTTCATTATATTTATGTCTAACAGTCTTTCAAATCTGAGGCCTATAGCTCTGACCTCGCACATTATGAAGTGTTTCGAGAGGGTTGTACTAGATCATCTAACTATGCAGGTGTCTGCCTTTCAGGATCCTTTGCAGTTCGCATATAGGAAAGGTGTGGGGGTAGATGATGCACTATTATATATGGTTCACAATATTTACAGTCATCTTGAAACTACTGCCAGTTCCGTTAGGATAATGTTTTTTGACTTTTCGAGTGCTTTTAATACTATACAGCCTCATATTTTAGCTAGTaaattaattgattttaaattgCATAATACCACTATTGCCTGGATTTTAGATTACCTTTTAGCACGACCACAGTTTGTTAGGATTGGTAACAAACATTCTGATACCATTCTAACTAATACTGGAGCACCTCAGGGCACAGTTTTATCtcccttttattttctctttatacTGCTGACTACAGGCATAGTCAGCCATCTTGTTGGGTACAAAAATTCTCGGATGACACTGCTTTAGTGGGTTTACTTAATCAGGGTGATGATCTTGCCTACAGAAGAGAGGTGCAGTCTTTTTACACCTGGTGTGAGTCTAACTTTATGAAACTGAACGTAGGAAAGACCAAAGAACTTGTTATTGATTTtaggaagaaaaagagaaggtcCTTCCAGTTACAATTAATGGGCAGTTGATTGAAATTGTGCAGTCATATAAATTCTTAGGTATATACCTGGACGAAAAATTAAACTGGAAGGAGAATACGAATGTCCTAATGAAGAAGGCTCAGTCGAGATTGTTCTTTTTGAGAAAACTTAGATCATTCAACATCAGCACAAagctcttaaatgtttttttatcaagGGATTTTGGCTAGCGTACTTTTTTATGCTGTACTGTGCTGGGGAGGCAGTATATCTGTTGAGGACAAAAATAGGATAAACAAGTTAATCAAGAGAGCTGGTTCAGTTATTGGTCTTAACCAGGATGTACTGGAGGTTACTGTAGAGAAGAGGATTAGTTCAAAACTAAAAATTGTCCTGCTTTTTGAAGGGCATCCATTACACCCTCTGTTCAAAGGACTCCGAAGCTCTTTCAGTGAGCGATTGGTAATGCctcggtgctctagtgagcgCATGAGAAGGTCTTTTGTTCCCGCTGCGGTTAGATTTTATAACCTACACTGTTAACCGTtggatattatattatttttgtcttttataatttatttatttatttattgtctcctTATCACGGTCTATTGGTCTACTAGTccagaattatttgtttgtttatttgttttttagttgtgtattgtgttcgattgctgtatggttggtggcaaaccagtttccctatcgggattaataaagttttttcaattcaattcaatttcaattcaattctgtTTCTCCTCCCAGACGACCTGGCCGGCTGTTTGGAGTCTGACGGTTTGGTCGGAGGACTTTGTGACGACTCGCCGCCCGGCGGTACGGTCCGCCGCTCGCTCTCCGCCCCtcacccgtcttccctggacgCCGCCGTCTGCTGGGACTCCCAGTCCAAGTTCCACTGCGACCTGCTGGCCAGAAACGGCAACGACATGTACCGCTACCCGAGCCCACTGCACGCCGTGGCCAACCAGAGCCCACCGCTGCACGCCGCGGCCAACCAGAGCCCACCGCTGCACGCCGTGGCCAACCAGAGCCCACCGCTGCACGCCACGGCCACCCAGAGCCCACCGCTGCACGCCGCGGCCACCCAGAGCCCACCGCTGCACGCCACGGCCACCCAGAGCCCATCGCTGCACGCCGCGGCCACCCAGAGCCCATCGCTGCACGCCGCGGCCACCCAGAGCCTGGGCTTCCTGATGATGTTGGGTCATGGCGCTCCCAGCAGAGACGACGGGACGCTGAAAAGCGTTGAAGGACTCAGAGCAGAAGCTGTTGTGTCTCAGAGCGTTTCCTGGCcggtttcctcttcctcttcctcccagaCGTTCTCCACTAAGCGCCTGGACAGCTACATCTTTAGCGTGCTGCAGCGGCGGGCGCTGCCCGTCCGAACCAACAGACCCAGGACCAGCATCAGCACGGACCCGTCGAAGAGCGTCCTGCGGCAGGCCAGTCTCTGTGCGAGGCAGGCGTCCGGGTCCGGGACTCTGCGGGCGTCAGCCACCATCTTGTCTCCACGCAGGTCTGTGGATGTTTCCCCAGACTGCGGCGTTGAAACGATGCATCGTGGCGTCAGGATTACCGGCGGTGACTCGAGCATCCAGGACGTCTCCTCCGTCCCTAACGCAGACGGTCTGCTGAAACAGAAAAGCAAAAGGCTTCTTCCTCCCGCGGCGACTCTCCCCAGAGACTTCAGGGCGCTGGGCGGTCCCCGGGGAACTCCTCCCCCAAGGGCGCCCGGCAGCCGCCGAGTTTCTTTCCCGAAGAGGAAGTCCTCGCCGCATCGAGTCCCGGGACCACCCCGGAGCAAACGGAGACGGCCGAAGGCTCGGCGCGGGACACAGCCATGGGTTCGTCCTCCCAGAGTCAGGACGAAGCCGGAGGAGGAAGTCAGACGCTGCACGGCGAGTACGTTCCCGCCCAGCGGCAGAGCGCCAAACACCGCAAAAATAGCAGCAGGAACGTCAAGGAGAAGAACACCACGGTGGGGAAGAACACCACGGTGGGGAAGAACACCACGATGATGAAGAACACCACGATGATGAAGACGAGTCGAGCCTCTGAACACAGCGAACGCAGACACGCACACGTGAGTTTTTAACAGTttcaacccttgtgttgtcttccgacagcaacttcttgtttttattttcgaCGTTGTGGTCATCTTTTTCGACACTTCTATCTTTAtttatacgttttttttttgtcactttgtattAGAGGGtgaacatttttcagtttttctacATTGGAGTGGTGTGGCCCTGTTTAATAAAGTCTTAAATaagagtgactgtgtgtgtgtgtctctgtgtgtgtgtgtgtgtgtgtgtgtgtgtgtgtgtgtgtgtgtgtgtgtgtgtgtgtgtgtgtgtgtgtctgtctatctgtctgtctgtctgtgtgtgtgtgtgtgtgtgtgtgtgtctgtgtgtgtgtgtgtgtgtgtgtgtgtgtatgtgtgtgtatgtgtgtgtgtctgtttctgtgtctgtgtgtgtgtgtgtgtgtgtgtgtgtgtgtatgtgtgtatgtgtgtgtgtgtgtgtgtctgtgtgtgtgtgtgtgtctgtgtatatctgtgtatgtgtgtgtgtgtgtctgtgtgtatctgtgtgtgtgtctatctgtctgtgtgtgtgtgtgtgtgtgtgtgtgtgtgtgtgttcttcccCCTACAGACGTCTGAGAGGAGGGGAGATAAATCCCACCACCGATCCCGACTGTTGGAGGACCTCAGATTCTCCCGGAGAGACGCGGCCAACCGGCTTCCTGCGTCCATCCCAGAAGGCCGAGTCCTGGACAAACTTGCCGCGGCGCTGCCGAGCGGCGTGCGCTCCGGAAGCTCCaaacaccaccaccatcacGGGCGCGAGCCGGTCGTCGCCAAACCCAAACACAAGCGGAGCGATTACCGGCGCCTGCGTGCGATCGTGGAGGCACCGTACGACGAGGCGTTCAGGCGTGCTCAGCGCCGCCGGAGAAAGGAGCTGTTGAGACGATCGGCGGCCGGTGGCGTGCAGCCGTGCAGCCCGTACGCGGCGTCCGCGGCGCGCGGCAGCGACTCGGAGTATTCGGCCGAGTGTGCGTCGCTCTTCCACTCGACCATCGCGGACACGAGCGAGGACGAGCGCTCCGACTACACCGCCGACTGCTTCGAGACAGCGAGTCCAGCGGTAGCAGCAGCGGtggcgaggaggaggaggaaagcgACGCCACGGGCGACACGGAGGAGAGCGGAGGGGGCGGGACAGGCAGGGGCGGAGCCAGTTAGCCGCCGCCGCTGCTAACGGGAGAGCGGCGAAAACGGGAAATGACCCGCTCAGGCGGGCGTTTTGTAAAGATCAAAGCCTCACAcaacctgaaaaagaagatCCTTCGCTTCAGGTCGGGCTCGCTCAAACTCATGACCACCGTGTGAGTCACAGCGTCTGTCGGTGATACCACCGTGTGAGTCACAGCGTCTGTCGGCGATACCACCGTGTGAGTCACAGCGTCTGTCGGCGATACCACCGTGTGAGTCACAGCGTCTGTCGGTGATACCACCGCGTGAGTCACAGCGTCTGTCGGCGAACCACCGCGTGAGTCACAGCGTCTGTCGGCGAACCACCGCGTGAGTCACAGCGTTTGCCGGTAGAGGCCATGTTACACGCTGCACGCTTCTCTGGGCTTCATCTACTTCCTGTTAGGGTTGCAAAGGGGCAGAAAGTTTCCGGTAAATTTccggaaactttccatggaaagttaagctggggaattttggaaacattccaatttggaaactttcatggAAATTATGGGTATTAAGGGAAATTTACGAGCATTAACTGGAAATGTTGGGTAATTCATACAAACTCTCttataaaaacatgaatataaacattttgttttgtaataagCAGACAGGCATATGCAGTGAATACTTTGAGTTATTCGTCAGTATAACTTAGATATTCTTTTCCAGCCTATCAAGAACAAGTGGGCTATACAGTTAACACATAATAATAGTTGTGGGTTATGTATTACCCCCgcattttaaaaactaaatgttggaCAGTATGTAGTAGCCCCTGCTGATACTGCGTGCATGTCATTTATGAATTTAGGGAGGAAATTcaactgaagttgcattaaatcaAGTTGTTTTAACCAAGATTATGCTGCAAGATCCTTGTTATAGactaacagtattataataagcaatattaaaaatatccagtttattcccgTTAATTCCCACGAATTCCCATATATTCCCATTTATTCCCATATATTCTCATTTATTCCCATATATTCTCATTAATTCCCATATattcccgttaattcccatatattcccattaattcccatatattcccgttaattcccatATATTCCCGTTAATACCCATATATTTGCGtggaaagtttccaactttgaaaattccCAGAATTTTGCAACCCTACTTCCTGTTAGCGTGGACAAAACACGGTTTATAAAGTACGCCGTATGATGTACTGACTCTAACTGAGTGTAAAGAAACCCTCCATAACCCTCCTATCAgactgctctctctctgctaACCCTCCAGTTGCCCTCCCGCCCACTATGCAACTTTTTCTGTCGCtgttttttgacgtttttgaagctttttccgtcatttttgtcacttttttcaagtgCCAtagaattgaataaaacacccaaattcaatgaaagtagtgaactgatcatttattgtaCGTGTGGAGAGTGTTTGTTGTAGGAAACCATccacattatttattttggacattttggttgAATGAAACCCAAACATTTCTGAAATATAAACTTTTAGTAAATGAGGACAACAGGACGGTTTAAGATGGTTGTTTTTCCCGTTAATCACATTTGATCGCTCTGCAGCGTTCTCGCCGTGTTCACCAGGCGATCAGAGGTCAAACCGTGGCGGCGCCGGtgtatgacatcatcagggccGCCAACATGTAACTCTGAACTTTGGGGTTACCACGGTGAAGTTAGGAGTCGGTTCATCTGAATGTAATTCTTCAAACTCTCTCGACAGTTGAATGGAAACACGACTTCTGACTTCAGATGCTGTTGGACGATCCAGAAAGCATTTAGTTTGAAGCCTCCCGAGGACCAACCAACCTGTCCGAACTCctaaaatacggacgtttggaaAGTAGCTGTCGGCGTCTGAAGCGACGAAAAAGGCGCCCTTCAGCGTTttggggagagcagcagctccacggggtttagagagtagtatgtatgtAGTATGTAAGgaaggttggttgggggggaggaggatgggtcaaacacaggactttcacccaggggaCCAGGGATCAGGTCCCACGTGTCTTTAACTGTCCCGTTATTTCCGCGTGTCATGGACCTTTtccttaaagcgcccatattctgctaattgtcaggttcataactgtattttaaggttgtaccagaataggtttacatggtttatcaaaaaacaccatattttagttgtactgcacattgctgcagctcctcttttcaccctgtgttcaggtctctgtttcagctacagagtgagacatctcgtcttctgtactatctttgattgcactcgcacatgctcagtagctcagatgtagatcatgtcagctagctccatagacagtaaaagaaaggctgtttctccaacttcagtcagttccaaggcaggatcagctgggagacttcttctaaaccagggagcacatggaagtagttcttctggagattatggtgaactagtgtgtgttgtagcagtgctttgctattgacaACGAGGTAGCATgatagcgctagcatgctaacggttatcCCCCTAGGCCCCTGGTTTCGGCTAgtgccgtagaaagccgtgccgATTGTtcaccagctcacccggagactgaaggcaggacacattcagaacaccatggatggatcttttttcaaagtttgtatgcgtgtggaagcaccagagacacaaaataacaccccaaatcccagtaaaaaagtgattttttcataatatgggcactttaacataACAGCGTCAATAGTCCCGATCAAGCATgtttagataaagcgcgttatatgacgctaaaggagacttttagcgtcaataacatcGACAAAGGTCACCTggccaagcgtccgtattttaggagatgggagtgagactgAGTTGGGAGTTCTCTCGTCTCGGGTGCGTTGGTTCTTCAGAGTCGTCTGGAAAGTCTCCACATTCTTCTTCTGACTTCAGAAGCTGTCGGACAATCCAGAAAGCATTTAGTTTGAAGCCTCCTGAGGACTCGTTCTCTCGTCTTCAGAGTCTCCAGCTGTTTCCTCTGATGGTCCTTTAGTCTTGCGTTGAGGGTTgagtttgtgtctctttctcttctgcACTTTGGGACCATCTGTCagctttgttttgtatttattttcacgTGAACTTTATGCACCAACACGCTCAAACATCTGTACATGCTTCTCTTTTTTATGACGCTGTTCTGAtttacattgttgttgttttttgttttttgatgatgaaagctatttaaaacattaatatatttgCTTGGTACGTATTGGAAACCACACGCGGTACTGACGCTACAGTCTGACACTATCACACCATTATAACCTGTCTATATAACATTCAGATGTTTGAGGTTTTTAGGAGAAAACAGAAATTAGACACTCGCCAAGCGCCAAATGGGGGGACATTTTCTCTAACTCTCAGAGAGCTGTTGGCCAATTAAAAGATAATTAGCaagtgaagaaagtctcagtttgtcgTAGGTTTGTTTAGTGAACTACATCTCACACAATATACCTTATAATATCACAATATACCTTATTGTATCACGATATATACACCTTATTATATCACCTCGCCAGCTGAAATAACAAAAAGAAGagtcaaaaacattaaaaaaacagcagacaCAAGGTCAAAACGTGCCAAAAAACGgtgaaaaaaaatgctaaaacggtaaaatgccacaaaaacattaaaaaaggcAATACATcttctaaaacacacacacacagagacacacacatacagacacacacgaacacacacagagacacacatacagacagacacacacacacagagacagacacatacatgcacatacatacacacacacacacagagacacacagacatcacacacacacacacacacacacagacacacacacagagacacacacaaacacacatgcatatacatacaaacacacacagacagacagacagacagacacacacacacagacacacagacagacagacagacatcgtattttcaacagttttacctcaaactgagactttcttctcCTGATGAA
It contains:
- the dact1 gene encoding LOW QUALITY PROTEIN: dapper homolog 1 (The sequence of the model RefSeq protein was modified relative to this genomic sequence to represent the inferred CDS: inserted 1 base in 1 codon; deleted 2 bases in 1 codon; substituted 1 base at 1 genomic stop codon), translated to MPLSAPCRRDRTAAAASDAVERQRSVRERVEAAVSGLAELEYLRQRQEGLVRAALPRRCREAQRNSEEKLLEENILLLRKQLNCLRRRDAGLISQLQDLDRQISDLRLDSEASHDPLETDSRPSSGFYELSDWASGSLSNSSNSVFSECFCSMAEADGRLLSADDLAGCLESDGLVGGLCDDSPPGGTVRRSLSAPHPSSLDAAVCWDSQSKFHCDLLARNGNDMYRYPSPLHAVANQSPPLHAAANQSPPLHAVANQSPPLHATATQSPPLHAAATQSPPLHATATQSPSLHAAATQSPSLHAAATQSLGFLMMLGHGAPSRDDGTLKSVEGLRAEAVVSQSVSWPVSSSSSSQTFSTKRLDSYIFSVLQRRALPVRTNRPRTSISTDPSKSVLRQASLCARQASGSGTLRASATILSPRRSVDVSPDCGVETMHRGVRITGGDSSIQDVSSVPNADGLLKQKSKRLLPPAATLPRDFRALGGPRGTPPPRAPGSRRVSFPKRKSSPHRVPGPPRSKRRRPKARRGTQPWVRPPRVRTKPEEEVRRCTASTFPPSQSAKHRKNSSRNVKEKNTTVGKNTTVGKNTTMMKNTTMMKTSRASEHSERRHAHTSERRGDKSHHRSRLLEDLRFSRRDAANRLPASIPEGRVLDKLAAALPSGVRSGSSKHHHHHGREPVVAKPKHKRSDYRRLRAIVEAPYDEAFRRAQRRRRKELLRRSAAGGVQPCSPYAASAARGSDSEYSAECASLFHSTIADTSEDERSDYTADCFXDSESSGSSSGGEEEEESDATGDTEESGGGGTGRGGASXPPPLLTGERRKREMTRSGGRFVKIKASHNLKKKILRFRSGSLKLMTTV